One genomic segment of Vibrio sp. SCSIO 43136 includes these proteins:
- a CDS encoding DUF4124 domain-containing protein — translation MKCYLLPLITLLSALISVQTAYSQTAYTWVDKHGVRHFSDTAPEHQSETITLSSPEVGGPIPVSEPTQDSHATPEAQPHKPAKALQLSWLTPNNDQTLRDNNGKIMIALEANRKLKPNEKLQLLVNDIEFGAPQTQLSWAITNMDRGTHRLVINALKDGKQIATTPTITVHLHRARVKPTKSAL, via the coding sequence ATGAAGTGTTATTTGTTACCGCTAATTACCCTACTCAGTGCCTTAATATCTGTTCAAACAGCCTACAGCCAAACGGCCTATACCTGGGTTGATAAACACGGAGTTCGCCATTTCAGTGATACTGCGCCGGAGCACCAAAGCGAGACAATTACCCTATCCTCACCAGAAGTTGGCGGCCCGATCCCAGTCTCAGAGCCAACTCAAGACAGCCATGCGACGCCTGAGGCGCAGCCACATAAGCCCGCCAAAGCTCTACAACTAAGCTGGCTCACGCCTAACAATGATCAGACGCTAAGAGATAACAACGGAAAAATTATGATTGCCTTAGAGGCCAACCGTAAACTGAAGCCCAATGAAAAACTTCAACTCTTGGTTAACGATATCGAATTTGGTGCACCACAAACCCAGTTGAGTTGGGCGATAACCAATATGGATCGTGGTACTCATCGTTTAGTTATCAATGCTTTAAAAGATGGCAAGCAAATTGCAACAACTCCTACAATCACAGTGCATTTGCATCGAGCAAGAGTTAAGCCTACAAAAAGTGCCCTATAA
- the glnA gene encoding glutamate--ammonia ligase gives MSVENVLSLIQENEVKFVDLRFTDTKGKEQHISLPAHQVDADFFEEGKMFDGSSVAGWKGINESDMVMMPDASSAVLDPFTEDATLNIRCDILEPSTMQGYDRDPRSIAKRAEDFMRSTGVADTVLIGPEPEFFLFDDVKFATDMSGSFFKIDDVEAAWNTGSDFEDGNKGHRPGVKGGYFPVAPVDSSQDIRSAMCLVMEEMGLVVEAHHHEVATAGQNEIATRFNTLTSKADEIQIYKYVVHNVAHAFGKTATFMPKPLVGDNGSGMHVHQSLAKDGVNLFAGDKYGGLSETALYYIGGIVKHAKAINAFANASTNSYKRLVPGFEAPVMLAYSARNRSASIRIPVVPSAKARRIEVRFGDPSANPYLCFAAMLMAGLDGIKNKIHPGDAMDKDLYDLPAEEAAEIPTVAYSLKEALDSLDADREFLTAGGVFSDDFIDSYIALKEQDVEKVNMTTHPLEFELYYSV, from the coding sequence ATGTCAGTAGAAAACGTTCTATCGCTGATTCAAGAAAACGAAGTAAAGTTTGTAGACCTACGCTTTACAGACACTAAAGGTAAAGAGCAACACATCTCTCTACCAGCTCACCAAGTTGACGCTGACTTCTTCGAAGAAGGCAAAATGTTCGACGGTTCTTCTGTTGCTGGCTGGAAAGGCATCAACGAATCTGACATGGTGATGATGCCTGACGCATCTAGCGCTGTTCTTGACCCGTTCACAGAAGATGCAACTCTAAACATCCGTTGTGACATCCTAGAACCTTCTACTATGCAAGGTTACGACCGTGACCCACGTTCAATCGCTAAGCGTGCTGAAGACTTCATGCGCTCTACTGGCGTTGCAGACACAGTTCTAATCGGTCCTGAGCCAGAGTTCTTCCTATTTGACGATGTTAAGTTCGCAACTGACATGTCTGGTTCTTTCTTCAAGATTGACGACGTAGAAGCAGCTTGGAACACAGGTTCTGACTTCGAAGACGGTAACAAAGGTCACCGTCCAGGCGTTAAAGGCGGTTACTTCCCAGTAGCTCCTGTTGATTCATCTCAAGACATCCGCAGCGCAATGTGTCTAGTAATGGAAGAGATGGGTCTGGTTGTTGAAGCTCACCACCACGAAGTAGCAACTGCAGGTCAGAACGAAATCGCTACTCGTTTCAACACGCTAACTTCTAAAGCGGATGAGATCCAAATCTACAAGTACGTTGTTCATAACGTTGCTCACGCATTCGGTAAGACAGCGACATTCATGCCTAAGCCACTAGTAGGTGATAACGGTTCTGGTATGCACGTTCACCAATCTCTAGCGAAAGACGGTGTTAACCTATTCGCTGGTGACAAGTACGGCGGTCTATCTGAAACTGCACTTTACTACATCGGTGGTATCGTTAAGCACGCTAAAGCAATCAACGCATTTGCTAACGCATCAACTAACTCGTACAAGCGTCTTGTACCAGGTTTTGAAGCACCAGTTATGCTTGCTTACTCTGCGCGTAACCGTTCTGCTTCTATCCGTATCCCAGTGGTTCCAAGTGCTAAAGCACGTCGTATCGAAGTTCGCTTCGGTGATCCATCTGCGAACCCATACCTATGTTTCGCAGCAATGCTAATGGCTGGTCTTGACGGTATTAAGAACAAGATCCACCCTGGCGATGCTATGGATAAAGACCTTTACGACCTACCAGCAGAAGAAGCAGCTGAAATCCCAACTGTTGCTTACTCACTAAAAGAAGCTCTAGATTCTCTAGATGCTGACCGTGAGTTCCTAACGGCTGGCGGCGTATTCTCTGACGACTTCATCGATTCTTACATCGCACTGAAAGAGCAAGACGTAGAGAAAGTAAACATGACAACTCACCCACTTGAGTTTGAACTATACTACTCTGTGTAA
- the glnL gene encoding nitrogen regulation protein NR(II) — MQSNDQLSTTILNNIVTAALLLDDKLGLCYANPAAEQLFSQSAKRLLATPLPDLIQHASMDLNLLTQPLQSGQSITDSDVTFVIDGKPVMLEVTVSPVTWNKQVYLLVELRQTDQQRRLSQELNQHAQQQAAKELVRGLAHEIKNPLGGLRGAAQLLNRMLPDESLQEYTKIIIEQADRLRSLVDRLLGPQKLGHKERVNLHLVIEKVRQLVELDTGSSIPILRDYDPSLPELMMDPDQIEQSLLNIVSNAALIMQDQLDAEIKIRTRTVHQVNIHGTRHKLAAQIDVIDNGPGIPPELQDTLFYPMVSGREGGTGLGLSISQNLIDQHQGKIDVQSWPGKTTFTILLPINISPEKPAES; from the coding sequence ATGCAGAGCAACGACCAACTTTCTACGACCATTCTCAATAATATTGTGACCGCAGCCCTGCTGTTGGATGACAAATTGGGTCTTTGCTACGCCAACCCTGCGGCAGAACAGCTTTTTTCTCAAAGCGCTAAACGACTGCTCGCCACGCCCTTGCCGGACTTGATCCAACACGCCTCAATGGATTTAAACTTACTGACCCAGCCGCTTCAGTCGGGTCAAAGCATCACAGACAGTGACGTAACGTTTGTGATTGATGGCAAGCCGGTAATGCTCGAGGTGACGGTCAGCCCAGTCACTTGGAACAAACAAGTATATTTATTAGTGGAACTGCGCCAAACCGACCAGCAGCGTCGCCTGAGCCAAGAGCTCAACCAACATGCCCAACAGCAAGCGGCGAAGGAGTTGGTGCGAGGGCTAGCCCATGAAATCAAAAACCCTCTGGGAGGGTTGCGAGGTGCGGCGCAATTGCTCAATCGCATGCTGCCAGACGAAAGTTTGCAGGAATACACCAAGATCATCATCGAGCAAGCGGATCGATTGCGCTCGCTGGTCGATAGGCTTCTCGGCCCACAAAAACTGGGCCATAAAGAAAGAGTTAACTTGCACTTGGTGATCGAGAAAGTGCGCCAACTGGTTGAACTCGATACTGGAAGCTCCATTCCAATTCTCCGCGACTATGACCCGAGCTTACCTGAGTTGATGATGGACCCAGATCAAATCGAGCAGTCACTACTGAATATTGTCAGCAACGCCGCACTCATAATGCAAGACCAATTAGATGCGGAAATTAAGATACGCACCAGAACGGTGCATCAAGTGAATATCCATGGCACACGCCATAAGTTAGCGGCGCAGATTGATGTCATAGATAATGGCCCAGGTATTCCACCTGAGCTGCAAGATACTCTGTTTTACCCCATGGTTAGTGGTCGAGAAGGTGGCACTGGCTTGGGACTGTCTATATCGCAAAACCTAATCGACCAGCATCAAGGCAAAATTGATGTACAAAGCTGGCCTGGAAAAACCACCTTCACCATTTTATTACCGATAAATATCAGCCCAGAGAAACCTGCGGAGTCATAA